Proteins co-encoded in one Sus scrofa isolate TJ Tabasco breed Duroc chromosome 14, Sscrofa11.1, whole genome shotgun sequence genomic window:
- the MBL1 gene encoding mannose-binding protein A precursor, whose product MLLFSSLPVLLLCVVTASYSEIKTCEDAQKTCSVITCGIPVTNGTPGRDGRDGPKGEKGEPGPGFRGSQGPPGKMGPPGNIGETGPLGPKGQKGDPGDTSGVEAKLANLEGQIRILKSELDHVKKLQTFSLGKKSRKKLYVTNGEMMPFSKVKTLCAELQATVATPKNAEENKAIQDMAPDVAFLGITDEVTEGQFMYVTGGRMTYSNWKSNEPNDHGSGEDCVILQRDGLWNDISCSSSFLAVCEFPA is encoded by the exons ATGCTCCTGTTTTCATCACTTCCTGTCCTCCTTCTGTGTGTGGTGACAGCAtcctactcagaaataaaaacctGTGAGGATGCTCAGAAGACCTGCTCAGTGATTACCTGTGGCATCCCGGTCACCAATGGCACCCCAGGCAGAGATGGGCGAGATGGAcccaaaggagaaaagggagaaccAG GGCCAGGGTTCAGAGGCTCACAGGGCCCTCCAGGGAAAATGGGACCTCCAGGAAATATTGGGGAGACTGGGCCTCTGGGACCAAAGGGCCAGAAAGGAGACCCTGGAGACACTTCAG GTGTTGAGGCTAAGCTGGCAAACTTAGAGGGACAGATAAGGATCCTGAAATCAGAACTGGATCATGTCAAAAAGT TGCAAACCTTCTCCTTGGGCAAAAAGTCTAGGAAGAAGCTCTATGTGACCAATGGTGAAATGATGCCTTTTTCCAAAGTGAAGACTCTGTGTGCTGAGCTTCAGGCCACCGTGGCCACCCCTAAGAATGCTGAGGAGAACAAAGCCATCCAGGACATGGCCCCCGACGTTGCCTTCCTGGGCATCACAGATGAGGTGACCGAAGGCCAGTTTATGTATGTAACGGGAGGAAGGATGACCTACAGCAACTGGAAGAGTAATGAGCCGAATGACCATGGTTCAGGGGAGGATTGCGTGATCCTCCAAAGAGACGGGCTCTGGAATGACATCTCTTGCTCTTCCTCCTTTTTGGCAGTCTGTGAATTCCCAGCCTGA
- the SFTPA1 gene encoding pulmonary surfactant-associated protein A precursor has translation MLRWPLALTFLLLAVSGLECDVKEVCLASPGIPGTPGSHGLPGRDGRDGIKGDPGPPGPMGPPGGMAGPPGQDGMIGAPGLPGERGEKGEPGERGPPGLPAHLDEELQSALHEIRHQILQSMGVLSFQEFMLAVGEKVFSTNGQSVAFDVIRELCARAGGRIAAPRSPEENEAIASIVKKHNTYAYLGLVEGPTAGDFFYLDGTPVNYTNWYPGEPRGRGKEKCVEMYTDGQWNDRNCQQYRLAICEF, from the exons ATGCTGCGGTGGCCTTTGGCCCTCACCTTCTTGTTGCTGGCAGTTTCCGGCCTCGAGTGCGATGTGAAAGAAGTTTGTCTTGCAAGCCCTGGCATCCCAGGCACTCCTGGATCCCATGGGCTTCCAGGAAGGGATGGGAGAGATGGAATCAAAGGAGACCCTGGACCTCCAG GCCCCATGGGCCCTCCTGGAGGGATGGCCGGCCCCCCTGGACAAGATGGGATGATTGGAGCTCCTGGACTCCCTGGGgagcgtggagaaaagggagaaccTGGTGAGAGGGGCCCTCCAG GGCTTCCGGCTCATCTAGATGAGGAGCTCCAGAGCGCACTCCATGAGATCAGACATCAAATCCTGCAGTCCATGGGTG TCCTCAGTTTCCAGGAGTTCATGCTGGCAGTGGGAGAGAAGGTCTTCTCCACCAATGGGCAGTCAGTCGCTTTTGATGTCATTAGAGAGTTGTGTGCCAGAGCAGGTGGACGCATCGCTGCCCCAAGGAGTCCAGAGGAGAATGAGGCCATTGCAAGCATTGTGAAGAAACACAACACTTATGCTTACCTCGGCCTGGTTGAGGGCCCCACTGCTGGAGACTTCTTCTACTTGGATGGAACCCCTGTGAATTACACCAACTGGTACCCAGGGGAACCCAGGGGTCGGGGCAAAGAGAAGTGTGTGGAGATGTACACAGATGGCCAGTGGAATGACAGGAACTGCCAGCAGTACCGACTGGCCATATGTGAGTTTTGA
- the SFTPA1 gene encoding pulmonary surfactant-associated protein A precursor (The RefSeq protein has 2 frameshifts compared to this genomic sequence): MLRWPLALTFLLLAVSGLECDVKEVCLASPGIPGTPGSHGLPGRDGRDGIKGDPGPPGPMGPPGGMAGPPGQDGMIGAPGLPGERGEKGEPGERGPPGLPAHLDEELQSALHEIRHQILQSMGVLSFQEFMLAVGEKVFSTNGQSVAFWMSLESCVPEQVGRIAAPRSPEENEAIASIVKKHNTYAYLGLVEGPTAGDFFYLDGTPVNYTNWYPGEPRGRGKEKCVEMYTDGQWNDRNCQQYRLAICEF, translated from the exons ATGCTGCGGTGGCCTTTGGCCCTCACCTTCTTGTTGCTGGCAGTTTCCGGCCTCGAGTGCGATGTGAAAGAAGTTTGTCTTGCAAGCCCTGGCATCCCAGGCACTCCTGGATCCCATGGGCTTCCAGGAAGGGATGGGAGAGATGGAATCAAAGGAGACCCTGGACCTCCAG GCCCCATGGGCCCTCCTGGAGGGATGGCCGGCCCCCCTGGACAAGATGGGATGATTGGAGCTCCTGGACTCCCTGGGgagcgtggagaaaagggagaaccTGGTGAGAGGGGCCCTCCAG GGCTTCCGGCTCATCTAGATGAGGAGCTCCAGAGCGCACTCCATGAGATCAGACATCAAATCCTGCAGTCCATGGGTG TCCTCAGTTTCCAGGAGTTCATGCTGGCAGTGGGAGAGAAGGTCTTCTCCACCAATGGGCAGTCAGTCGCTTT GATGTCATTAGAGAGTTGTGTGCCAGAGCAGGT ACGCATCGCTGCCCCAAGGAGTCCAGAGGAGAATGAGGCCATTGCAAGCATTGTGAAGAAACACAACACTTATGCTTACCTCGGCCTGGTTGAGGGCCCCACTGCTGGAGACTTCTTCTACTTGGATGGAACCCCTGTGAATTACACCAACTGGTACCCAGGGGAACCCAGGGGTCGGGGCAAAGAGAAGTGTGTGGAGATGTACACAGATGGCCAGTGGAATGACAGGAACTGCCAGCAGTACCGACTGGCCATATGTGAGTTTTGA